One region of Exiguobacterium acetylicum genomic DNA includes:
- a CDS encoding NAD(P)/FAD-dependent oxidoreductase, with amino-acid sequence MNTPNIVILGAGYGGLITAVNLQKKLGVDQANITLINKHDYHYQTTWLHEPAAGTMSAEQARIYINDVINPSRVKLVKGIVEKVDTAAKTVLLQDGGTVPYDYVVVALGGVPETFGIKGLKEHALTISSLNSVRKIKEHIDYSFAQYKTTGSQDRSLLTIVVGGAGFTGIEFMGELVNRIPELCKQYDIPRELVRVVNIEAAPTVLPGFDADLVNYAHKWLERQGVEFKLGNGIKECGPGSVTFGPLQGDTTETIEASTIIWTGGVSGNPVVAASGFEAMRNRVVVEEDLRVPGHDNVFMIGDCSAVMDPSSNRPYPPTAQIATQQAHKVAENIAALIAGRQTSTFTYENKGTVASLGHKDGIGMVFGKKIYGRNASFMKKVIDNKHFFELKKLGLAIKKGKF; translated from the coding sequence ATGAACACACCTAACATTGTTATTCTTGGAGCGGGCTACGGTGGATTGATCACAGCAGTCAACCTTCAAAAGAAACTCGGCGTCGATCAAGCGAACATCACGTTGATTAACAAACACGACTATCATTACCAAACAACTTGGTTGCATGAACCAGCTGCAGGTACGATGTCTGCGGAGCAAGCGCGCATCTACATCAATGATGTCATCAACCCGTCACGCGTCAAACTTGTCAAAGGTATCGTCGAGAAAGTCGACACGGCTGCTAAAACGGTTCTTTTACAAGATGGCGGAACAGTTCCTTACGATTACGTCGTCGTTGCTCTCGGTGGCGTTCCTGAAACATTCGGTATCAAAGGATTGAAGGAACACGCGCTGACGATCAGCTCGTTGAACAGCGTCCGTAAAATCAAGGAACATATCGATTACTCATTCGCACAGTACAAAACAACAGGATCACAAGATCGTTCACTCTTGACGATCGTTGTTGGTGGTGCTGGATTCACAGGAATCGAGTTCATGGGTGAGCTCGTCAACCGTATTCCAGAACTGTGCAAACAATATGACATCCCACGCGAACTCGTTCGTGTCGTCAACATCGAGGCAGCGCCAACAGTCCTTCCAGGATTCGATGCTGATCTCGTCAACTACGCACACAAATGGCTTGAGCGCCAAGGCGTCGAGTTCAAACTCGGTAACGGCATCAAGGAATGTGGACCAGGAAGCGTCACGTTCGGTCCGCTTCAAGGTGACACGACTGAGACGATCGAAGCAAGCACGATCATCTGGACAGGTGGCGTCAGCGGGAACCCAGTCGTTGCAGCATCTGGTTTCGAAGCGATGCGTAACCGTGTCGTCGTTGAAGAAGATCTCCGTGTTCCAGGACACGACAATGTCTTCATGATCGGTGACTGTTCAGCAGTCATGGATCCTAGTTCGAACCGTCCGTACCCACCGACTGCACAAATCGCGACACAACAAGCACACAAAGTCGCTGAGAACATCGCAGCACTCATCGCGGGTCGTCAAACATCGACATTCACGTACGAGAACAAAGGAACGGTCGCTTCACTTGGTCACAAAGACGGCATCGGCATGGTCTTCGGTAAGAAGATCTACGGTCGTAACGCATCGTTCATGAAAAAAGTCATCGACAACAAACACTTCTTCGAACTGAAAAAACTTGGTCTTGCGATCAAAAAAGGGAAGTTCTAA
- the ptsP gene encoding phosphoenolpyruvate--protein phosphotransferase — MAQHIKGIGASAGIAIAKAFVMETPVFEIPSHKIEDAAAEKERFQAAIAKSKTELEVIRENTLQELGPDKAEIFSAHLLILEDPEIVSQVNAKIEDEQANAAKALDEVANMMVMIFESMDNEYMRERAADVRDVTKRTMAHLLGITFVTPAQINEEVIIIAEDLTPSDTAQLNRKYAKGFATNIGGRTSHSAIMSRSLEIPAVVGTKVVLTDVKHGDLLILDGAEGDVIVNPSEEQVAEYEAKRAAYIAQKEEWKKLKNEKTMTADGHHVELAANIGTPNDVKGVLDNGAEAVGLYRTEFLYMDAETFPTEDEQFTAYKTVLESMGDKKVVIRTLDIGGDKELSYLDLPHEMNPFLGYRAIRLCLDQTDLFRTQLRALLRASAYGKLAVMFPMIATIEEFRAAKALLLEEKANLQAEGVTVSEDIEVGMMVEIPATAVMARQFAKEVDFFSVGTNDLIQYTMAADRMNEKVSYLYQPFNPAILNLLNNVITEAHKAGKWVGMCGEMAGEELALPILLGLGLDEFSMSASSVLRARSLMTRLNKSECEAIVEQVLDMDTAEEVVDFLSTTFDIKK, encoded by the coding sequence ATGGCACAACATATCAAGGGAATTGGCGCTTCTGCAGGGATCGCGATTGCAAAAGCATTCGTGATGGAAACACCGGTCTTTGAGATTCCATCGCACAAAATCGAGGATGCAGCTGCGGAAAAAGAACGTTTCCAAGCAGCGATCGCAAAATCGAAGACGGAACTCGAAGTCATTCGTGAAAATACCTTACAAGAATTAGGTCCAGATAAAGCGGAGATCTTCTCGGCTCACCTTCTCATCTTAGAAGATCCGGAAATCGTCAGTCAGGTGAACGCAAAAATCGAGGACGAGCAAGCAAATGCTGCAAAAGCACTCGATGAAGTCGCAAACATGATGGTCATGATTTTCGAATCAATGGATAACGAATACATGCGCGAACGTGCAGCAGACGTTCGTGACGTCACAAAACGGACGATGGCTCACCTTCTCGGTATCACGTTCGTCACTCCAGCTCAAATCAATGAAGAAGTCATCATCATCGCTGAAGACTTGACTCCTTCGGATACAGCTCAATTGAACCGCAAATATGCTAAAGGTTTCGCAACGAACATTGGTGGCCGGACATCGCACTCTGCCATCATGTCACGTTCACTCGAAATCCCAGCAGTCGTCGGAACAAAAGTCGTCTTGACGGACGTGAAACACGGCGATCTTCTCATCCTTGACGGTGCTGAAGGTGACGTCATCGTCAACCCAAGCGAAGAGCAAGTGGCTGAGTATGAAGCAAAACGCGCAGCATACATCGCACAAAAAGAAGAGTGGAAAAAACTCAAGAACGAAAAAACAATGACAGCTGACGGTCATCACGTCGAGCTCGCTGCAAACATCGGTACACCAAACGATGTCAAAGGCGTTTTGGATAACGGTGCAGAAGCAGTCGGTCTTTACCGTACGGAATTCCTCTACATGGATGCAGAGACATTCCCAACGGAAGACGAGCAGTTCACAGCTTACAAAACAGTTCTCGAATCAATGGGCGATAAAAAAGTCGTCATCCGGACACTCGATATCGGTGGCGATAAAGAATTGTCGTACCTTGATCTCCCACACGAGATGAACCCGTTCCTCGGTTACCGTGCGATCCGTCTCTGTCTCGATCAAACAGACTTGTTCCGTACGCAATTACGTGCACTTCTTCGTGCAAGTGCATACGGTAAACTCGCTGTCATGTTCCCGATGATCGCAACGATCGAAGAGTTCCGTGCTGCAAAAGCACTTCTCCTTGAAGAAAAAGCAAACCTTCAAGCTGAAGGTGTCACGGTATCAGAAGACATCGAAGTCGGTATGATGGTCGAGATTCCAGCAACAGCGGTCATGGCTCGTCAGTTCGCAAAAGAAGTCGACTTCTTCTCTGTCGGAACGAACGATTTGATTCAATACACGATGGCTGCAGACCGGATGAACGAAAAAGTATCATACCTGTACCAACCGTTCAACCCAGCGATCTTGAACCTCTTGAACAACGTCATCACTGAAGCACACAAAGCAGGCAAATGGGTCGGCATGTGTGGTGAGATGGCAGGAGAAGAATTGGCTCTTCCAATCCTTCTTGGTCTTGGTCTTGATGAGTTCTCGATGTCAGCATCATCTGTCCTTCGCGCACGTAGCTTGATGACACGCCTCAACAAATCAGAGTGTGAAGCAATCGTTGAGCAAGTACTCGATATGGATACGGCAGAAGAAGTCGTCGACTTCCTTAGCACGACTTTCGACATCAAAAAATAA
- a CDS encoding MDR family MFS transporter: MSSTTTKTNTTPVVIGLLIGILVAAMDNTIVATAMPTIVSELNGFDQYAWVTSAYMIATVAGMPIFGKLSDMYGRKRFFLFGMLLFMVGSILCGMADSIIELSAYRALQGLGGGALMPIAFTIIFDIFPPEKRGKVSGLFGAVFGISSIFGPLLGALLTDSLDWRWVFYINIPLGLIALGLVTVFYQESPVHRTQKIDYVGAFTLVAGLVLFLLALEMGGKEYAWSSPQILGLFGAALVAFVAFAFAERRAADPVITFSLFRRRLFAATQGVAFFYGFVFISASVFIPIFVQGVFGGSATNSGLILMPMLIASVISAQLGGQLPNKFGFRNVMIVSAVFFLLGVYLLSTMTLETSRTAVTIYMIILGFGVGFSFSLLNLASINGIEMQRRGAATSMGSTFRTIGMTLGVTVLGIIQSRTFTSAVTDRLPQGGAPSGGQFPTADAFAKMPPEVATAIKTSLAESISTVYFWALIPAVLGVIFIFLMGNERPILSEQATPAKKKQAQ; the protein is encoded by the coding sequence ATGTCTTCGACTACAACAAAAACGAATACGACACCTGTCGTCATCGGATTATTGATCGGGATTTTAGTCGCGGCGATGGATAACACGATCGTTGCGACAGCGATGCCGACGATCGTCAGTGAACTGAATGGGTTTGATCAGTATGCATGGGTCACGTCGGCTTACATGATCGCAACCGTTGCTGGGATGCCGATCTTCGGTAAACTGAGTGACATGTATGGAAGAAAACGCTTCTTCCTCTTTGGGATGCTCCTCTTCATGGTAGGGAGTATCTTGTGTGGAATGGCAGACTCGATCATTGAATTGTCTGCCTATCGTGCCTTGCAAGGGCTTGGTGGTGGGGCGTTGATGCCGATTGCCTTTACGATCATCTTTGATATCTTCCCACCGGAAAAACGAGGGAAAGTCAGTGGATTGTTCGGAGCAGTTTTCGGTATCTCGAGTATCTTCGGACCATTGCTTGGGGCGTTATTAACGGATTCCCTCGACTGGCGCTGGGTGTTTTACATTAATATTCCACTTGGTTTGATTGCCCTTGGTCTCGTGACGGTCTTCTATCAGGAATCACCGGTGCACCGGACACAGAAAATCGACTATGTCGGTGCCTTCACCCTTGTCGCCGGATTGGTGTTATTCTTACTCGCACTTGAAATGGGTGGAAAAGAATATGCGTGGTCTTCGCCACAAATTCTTGGTCTGTTCGGAGCAGCACTCGTCGCGTTCGTTGCCTTCGCATTTGCTGAACGACGTGCTGCGGATCCTGTCATTACGTTCAGCCTGTTCCGCCGTCGCTTATTTGCGGCAACACAAGGCGTTGCGTTCTTTTATGGATTCGTCTTCATCTCGGCGAGTGTGTTTATTCCAATTTTCGTGCAAGGTGTCTTTGGTGGCAGTGCGACGAACTCCGGTCTGATCCTGATGCCGATGTTGATCGCTTCAGTCATCTCGGCGCAACTGGGTGGACAGTTGCCGAACAAGTTTGGATTCCGGAACGTCATGATCGTCTCAGCGGTCTTCTTCCTACTCGGTGTCTATCTCCTTAGTACGATGACGCTTGAGACATCGCGGACAGCGGTAACGATTTATATGATCATTCTTGGCTTCGGTGTTGGCTTTAGTTTCTCACTATTGAATCTAGCAAGTATCAATGGGATCGAGATGCAACGTCGGGGCGCAGCGACCTCGATGGGCTCGACATTCCGGACAATCGGGATGACGCTTGGTGTCACGGTTCTCGGAATCATTCAATCACGGACGTTCACGTCAGCTGTAACGGATCGGTTGCCGCAAGGTGGAGCGCCGTCGGGTGGACAGTTCCCAACGGCTGATGCGTTTGCGAAGATGCCACCCGAAGTCGCGACAGCAATCAAGACGTCGCTTGCAGAATCGATCTCAACCGTCTATTTCTGGGCGCTGATTCCAGCAGTGCTCGGTGTCATCTTTATCTTCTTGATGGGGAACGAGCGTCCGATTCTGTCGGAACAAGCAACGCCAGCGAAGAAGAAGCAAGCTCAATAA
- the ptsG gene encoding glucose-specific PTS transporter subunit IIBC gives MWKNVFGVLQRIGKALMLPVAILPAAGLLLAFGTAFQNPNLTQYLPFLENDSLVVIWRVMQDAGDIIFANLGLLFAVGVAIGLANGEGVAGLAAIVGFLIMNKVISSFLQITPEKITEAQKASDLSYATVLGIPTLQMGVFGGIIAGLIAAYSYNKFFKIKLPDFLGFFAGKRFVPIATALFSLVAGFALSYIWPPIGTGINTFSKTIIEANEPLSAFIFGLVERSLIPFGLHHIWYSSFWFQFGEYTDKAGTIINGDQRIFFAQLKDGVPFTAGTYMTGKYPFMMFGLPAACLAMYHTVAKDRRKAVEGLYFSAALTSFLTGITEPVEFSFVFVAPLLFAVHAVFAGLSFMIMDLLNVKIGMTFSGGLIDYTLFGILPNRTSWWLVIPVGLVFAVIYYFGFRFVITKFDLKIPGREAIKEGAATSTAQAGDLPYEILQAFGGPSNIKHLDACITRLRITVNDKSGVNKERLKELGAAGVLEVGDNVQAIFGPKSDGIKTEMADIMKDPNYKPKETPEADPIPQVPTGDEARTSGTTADTGPLAGDRGGAYVPEDGYVAPLSGIIRSLDDVPDQVFSGRMMGDGYAIEPTEGYVVSPVSGEITTFFPTKHAIGILADNGDEILIHIGIDTVSLEGKGFEALAKAGDRVEPGTPLLNVDLEQVRPLVPSLLTPIIVTNSGDRKVDVDVGRTVEAGEAISYRVE, from the coding sequence ATGTGGAAAAACGTGTTTGGTGTCTTACAGCGGATCGGTAAAGCCTTGATGTTACCGGTAGCGATTTTGCCGGCAGCGGGGCTATTGCTCGCGTTCGGGACAGCGTTTCAAAACCCGAACTTGACGCAATATTTACCGTTCCTCGAGAACGATTCGCTAGTCGTCATCTGGCGGGTCATGCAGGATGCGGGTGATATCATCTTTGCGAACCTCGGGTTACTGTTTGCCGTCGGGGTCGCGATTGGTCTTGCGAATGGGGAAGGGGTCGCCGGTCTAGCAGCGATCGTCGGTTTCTTGATCATGAACAAGGTCATCAGTTCTTTCTTACAGATCACACCAGAAAAAATCACGGAAGCACAGAAAGCGAGTGACTTGTCGTATGCGACGGTCCTCGGGATACCGACCTTGCAAATGGGGGTATTCGGAGGGATCATTGCCGGTTTGATAGCAGCGTACAGTTATAATAAATTCTTTAAAATCAAACTGCCTGATTTCCTCGGATTCTTCGCAGGGAAACGTTTTGTTCCGATTGCAACTGCCTTGTTTAGTCTTGTCGCCGGGTTTGCCTTATCGTACATTTGGCCACCGATTGGAACAGGTATCAATACGTTCTCGAAAACAATCATCGAAGCGAACGAACCGTTGTCTGCCTTTATCTTTGGACTCGTCGAACGTTCATTGATTCCGTTTGGTCTTCACCATATCTGGTACTCAAGTTTCTGGTTCCAGTTCGGTGAATATACGGATAAAGCCGGAACGATCATCAATGGGGATCAGCGGATCTTCTTCGCACAGTTGAAGGACGGTGTACCATTTACGGCAGGGACATATATGACCGGGAAATATCCATTCATGATGTTCGGTCTGCCAGCAGCCTGTCTTGCGATGTACCACACGGTCGCAAAAGATCGTCGTAAAGCCGTCGAAGGTCTCTATTTCTCAGCTGCGTTGACTTCTTTCCTGACTGGTATCACGGAGCCAGTCGAGTTCTCCTTCGTCTTCGTTGCACCACTCTTGTTTGCCGTTCACGCCGTCTTTGCTGGTCTTTCATTCATGATCATGGATTTACTGAACGTCAAGATCGGGATGACGTTCTCCGGTGGATTGATTGACTACACGTTATTCGGGATTCTACCGAACCGAACCTCGTGGTGGCTCGTCATTCCAGTCGGTCTTGTCTTCGCCGTCATCTATTACTTCGGATTCCGTTTCGTCATCACGAAGTTTGATCTAAAGATTCCGGGACGCGAAGCGATTAAAGAAGGTGCCGCTACCTCAACGGCACAAGCAGGCGATCTACCGTATGAAATTCTACAAGCATTCGGTGGTCCATCAAATATTAAACACTTAGATGCTTGTATCACGCGTCTGCGGATTACGGTCAATGATAAATCAGGCGTCAACAAAGAGCGCTTGAAAGAACTAGGTGCTGCTGGTGTTCTTGAAGTCGGAGATAACGTCCAAGCCATCTTTGGACCGAAATCCGACGGGATCAAGACAGAGATGGCAGATATCATGAAAGATCCAAATTATAAACCGAAAGAGACACCAGAAGCAGATCCAATTCCACAAGTTCCAACGGGAGACGAAGCACGGACTTCTGGAACTACAGCAGATACCGGTCCACTCGCTGGGGATCGTGGCGGGGCTTACGTGCCTGAAGATGGATATGTTGCACCACTAAGCGGTATCATTCGTTCTCTCGATGATGTACCGGACCAAGTCTTCTCCGGTCGCATGATGGGTGACGGATATGCAATCGAACCAACGGAAGGATATGTCGTCTCTCCGGTTTCTGGTGAGATCACGACGTTCTTCCCAACGAAACACGCGATCGGTATTCTTGCGGATAATGGAGATGAAATCTTAATCCACATCGGTATTGATACGGTGTCACTCGAAGGAAAAGGATTCGAGGCGTTGGCGAAAGCCGGCGATCGTGTCGAACCGGGGACACCACTTCTCAATGTCGATCTTGAACAAGTACGACCACTCGTACCATCATTACTGACGCCGATCATCGTCACGAACAGTGGCGATCGAAAAGTCGACGTTGATGTCGGACGGACGGTCGAAGCCGGAGAAGCGATTTCGTATCGAGTAGAGTAA
- a CDS encoding YuiB family protein yields the protein MHIIQAVIGSVLYLVMFFSIGFILNMLLRSTWVMLVLYPVIIIMMIDNQSTLEYFTNAREAIPNLGDRIAGLQTADITMFAAGLAGIIIAGLSIRFLRKSGYQMF from the coding sequence ATGCATATCATTCAAGCCGTGATCGGGAGTGTCCTTTATCTCGTCATGTTCTTTAGTATCGGATTCATCTTAAACATGTTGTTGCGGAGTACATGGGTGATGCTCGTACTCTATCCGGTCATCATCATCATGATGATCGACAACCAATCGACGCTCGAATACTTCACGAATGCTCGTGAAGCGATTCCGAATCTCGGAGACCGAATTGCTGGTCTACAGACAGCGGATATCACGATGTTCGCGGCTGGTCTTGCCGGAATCATCATCGCCGGTCTATCGATTCGCTTCTTGCGTAAGAGCGGTTACCAAATGTTTTAA
- a CDS encoding NAD(P)/FAD-dependent oxidoreductase produces MHQPYDVTIIGGGPVGLFTAFYSGMRQMKTKVIESLPQLGGQLATLYPEKYIYDIAGFPKVKAQELVDRLLEQANEFDPTYVLGETVIAYERMDDGIIRLVTNKGEHYTKTVILTAGNGSFAARPLGVADAERFEETNLHYFVNDMERFKDRQVVLLGGGDSAVDWSLMLEPIAKSVTLVHRRDKFRAHEHSVELLHDSSVNVMTPYTLESVTGETHIETLTFKHAESGEVVVVAADDVVCNFGFVSSLGPLKEWEVEFERNSIRVNSKMETAIPGVFACGDIATYEGRVKLIATGFGEAPIAVNQAKLLVDPSARHPQHSTSLFEKVTNHS; encoded by the coding sequence ATGCACCAACCATATGATGTCACGATCATCGGCGGCGGTCCGGTCGGACTGTTCACCGCGTTTTATTCAGGAATGCGCCAGATGAAGACGAAGGTCATCGAGAGTCTACCTCAATTAGGTGGTCAACTCGCTACGCTTTATCCTGAAAAATATATATACGATATTGCCGGTTTTCCGAAAGTAAAAGCACAGGAACTGGTCGATCGGTTGCTTGAACAAGCAAATGAATTCGATCCGACATACGTGCTCGGTGAGACCGTCATCGCTTATGAACGGATGGATGACGGAATCATCCGCCTCGTCACGAACAAAGGCGAGCATTATACGAAGACCGTCATCTTGACGGCAGGAAACGGCTCGTTCGCTGCGCGTCCACTCGGAGTGGCGGATGCAGAACGCTTCGAAGAAACGAACTTACACTATTTCGTCAACGACATGGAACGTTTCAAGGATCGCCAAGTCGTCTTACTGGGTGGCGGTGACTCAGCAGTTGACTGGTCATTGATGCTTGAGCCGATCGCAAAATCCGTCACGCTCGTCCACCGTCGTGATAAGTTCCGTGCCCATGAACATTCGGTCGAATTGTTACACGATTCGTCCGTCAACGTCATGACGCCGTATACACTTGAATCGGTTACAGGTGAGACGCACATCGAGACGCTGACGTTCAAACATGCTGAAAGTGGTGAAGTCGTCGTCGTCGCTGCTGACGATGTCGTCTGTAACTTCGGTTTCGTCTCGTCACTCGGACCGCTCAAAGAATGGGAAGTCGAATTCGAACGCAATTCGATTCGTGTCAATTCGAAGATGGAGACTGCGATTCCGGGCGTCTTCGCTTGTGGTGATATCGCGACTTACGAAGGACGCGTCAAACTAATCGCAACGGGCTTCGGTGAAGCACCGATCGCCGTTAACCAAGCGAAACTTCTCGTTGATCCATCTGCTCGTCACCCGCAACACTCGACGAGTCTGTTCGAAAAAGTAACGAATCATTCTTGA
- the glcT gene encoding glucose PTS transporter transcription antiterminator GlcT yields MDKQMYHVIKVLNNNVVICSTGANQEVIILAKGIGFGRKPGDQLTDLDKLEKVYTLKDKEEQDQYKALVGHLDENFIALMNEIVSMIETRFGKKVDEHIHIGLTDHLTFTFKRLEQGMEVTNPFLAETEALYPEEYALAEEIVEFISAEMNFYLPPAETGFIALHIHSATNFKDVLEVNRHHQLVGLIASHIEQRLEIKIDRKSLDYKRLIRHLRSAIERVSNGEYLEAPEKVEKLLREEYPLCYDTAWELMSIMERQLKKAVPRGEATYLTMHLQRLVQYDSGK; encoded by the coding sequence ATGGATAAACAAATGTACCACGTTATCAAGGTATTGAATAATAATGTCGTCATTTGTTCGACTGGTGCGAATCAGGAAGTCATTATCCTCGCGAAAGGGATTGGCTTCGGTCGGAAGCCAGGCGATCAACTGACAGATCTCGACAAGTTGGAAAAAGTCTACACGTTGAAGGATAAAGAAGAACAGGATCAATATAAGGCGCTCGTCGGTCATCTCGATGAGAATTTCATCGCGTTGATGAACGAGATCGTCTCGATGATCGAGACACGCTTCGGAAAAAAGGTCGACGAACATATCCATATCGGATTGACGGATCATTTGACGTTTACGTTCAAGCGACTGGAACAAGGAATGGAAGTCACGAATCCGTTTCTTGCTGAAACGGAAGCCTTGTATCCGGAAGAGTACGCCCTTGCAGAAGAAATCGTCGAGTTCATCAGTGCCGAGATGAATTTTTACCTGCCTCCAGCTGAGACAGGATTCATCGCACTTCATATTCATTCAGCGACGAACTTCAAAGACGTACTCGAAGTTAACCGCCATCATCAACTCGTCGGTTTAATTGCTAGTCATATCGAACAGCGACTGGAGATTAAAATCGATCGAAAATCGCTTGATTACAAGCGTCTGATTCGGCATCTTCGTTCAGCGATTGAAAGGGTTTCCAATGGGGAGTATCTAGAGGCTCCAGAAAAAGTAGAAAAGCTATTGCGTGAAGAATATCCGCTATGCTATGATACTGCTTGGGAGCTGATGTCCATCATGGAACGTCAGTTGAAGAAAGCGGTACCGCGCGGTGAGGCGACGTATCTTACGATGCATCTGCAACGCTTAGTGCAGTACGATTCAGGTAAATGA
- the ptsG gene encoding glucose-specific PTS transporter subunit IIBC, with amino-acid sequence MFKQIFAVLQRVGKALMLPVAILPAAGILLGFGNAMQNPNLTSKLEFLKNDAIIKVAKLMEAAGDIIFGNLALLFAVGVAIGLAGDGAAGLAAIVGFLIMNKTMSVWLGVTPEMVANGQGYANVLGIPTLQTGVFGGIIIGLIAAWAYGKYHNLELPQFLGFFAGKRFVPIVTAVVSLFAGLVLVFVWPFAQDGLNTFSHFMMEKNPTLAAFVFGLIERSLIPFGLHHIFYAPFWFEFGSYTNAAGDVVRGDQAIFFAQLKDNVELTAGTFMTGKFPFMMFGLPAAALAMYHEARPERRAVVGGLLGSAALTAFLTGITEPIEFAFLFVAPILFAVHAVFAGLSFMTMQLLNVKIGMTFSGGLIDFLLFGVLPGRTQWWLVIVVGLALSVIYYVGFRFAIRKFNLKTPGREDAAQETSSAQGSELAEGILDALGSESNIKHLDACITRLRVEVLDKSKVNKDELKKLGAAGVLEVGNNVQAIYGPKSDNIKSEIQAVIASRKQEKTV; translated from the coding sequence ATGTTCAAACAGATTTTTGCTGTTCTTCAACGTGTCGGTAAAGCGTTGATGCTTCCTGTAGCGATTTTGCCAGCTGCCGGTATCCTACTCGGATTCGGTAACGCGATGCAAAATCCGAACTTGACGTCAAAACTCGAGTTCTTGAAAAATGATGCAATCATCAAGGTTGCAAAATTGATGGAAGCAGCCGGGGATATCATCTTCGGTAACTTAGCACTCTTATTCGCGGTCGGTGTCGCGATTGGTCTTGCAGGGGACGGCGCAGCCGGACTTGCGGCAATCGTCGGATTCTTGATCATGAACAAAACAATGAGCGTTTGGCTCGGCGTTACACCAGAAATGGTTGCTAACGGTCAAGGGTATGCAAACGTACTCGGTATCCCAACACTTCAAACTGGGGTATTCGGTGGTATCATCATCGGTCTGATTGCAGCTTGGGCATACGGGAAGTACCATAATCTCGAATTGCCGCAGTTCCTCGGATTCTTTGCTGGTAAACGTTTCGTTCCAATCGTCACTGCTGTCGTTTCATTGTTCGCAGGTCTTGTACTTGTATTCGTTTGGCCGTTCGCACAGGACGGATTGAACACATTCTCCCACTTCATGATGGAGAAAAACCCAACACTCGCAGCATTCGTCTTCGGTCTCATCGAACGTTCGTTGATTCCATTCGGTCTTCACCACATCTTCTATGCACCATTCTGGTTCGAATTCGGTTCGTACACGAATGCAGCAGGTGATGTCGTTCGTGGTGACCAAGCGATCTTCTTCGCTCAATTGAAAGATAACGTTGAATTGACTGCTGGTACATTCATGACTGGTAAATTCCCGTTCATGATGTTCGGTCTTCCAGCAGCAGCTCTTGCTATGTACCACGAAGCTCGTCCTGAGCGCCGTGCAGTCGTTGGTGGTCTTCTTGGATCAGCAGCACTTACAGCATTCTTGACAGGTATCACAGAGCCAATCGAATTCGCATTCTTGTTCGTTGCTCCAATCTTGTTCGCAGTTCACGCAGTCTTCGCAGGTCTCTCGTTCATGACGATGCAATTGTTGAACGTTAAGATCGGTATGACATTCTCTGGTGGTTTGATTGACTTCCTTCTCTTCGGTGTTCTTCCAGGACGCACGCAGTGGTGGCTCGTCATCGTCGTCGGTCTTGCACTCTCTGTCATCTACTATGTTGGATTCCGTTTCGCAATCCGCAAGTTCAACCTGAAAACTCCAGGTCGTGAAGATGCAGCGCAAGAGACTTCATCTGCTCAAGGTTCTGAACTCGCTGAAGGTATCCTTGATGCACTCGGTTCAGAGTCGAACATCAAACACTTGGATGCATGTATCACACGTCTTCGTGTCGAAGTTCTCGACAAATCGAAAGTCAACAAAGATGAGTTGAAAAAATTAGGTGCTGCTGGTGTCCTTGAAGTTGGTAACAACGTTCAAGCGATCTACGGACCGAAATCAGACAACATCAAGTCTGAAATCCAAGCCGTCATCGCATCACGTAAACAAGAAAAAACAGTCTAA
- a CDS encoding GNAT family N-acetyltransferase, giving the protein MRIREARLEDASAIARVHIDAWRETYQGIIPDTYLVQLSHEKRTKQWGQTLIDQRVYVAVSGEEVVGFAQGGANRSDAREGELYAIYVLQASQGQGLGKALFQRIAEDLAEYETMQVSVLRDNPACQFYERFGGQIFEESMIERGGVELVQRVYRIPVKRSSV; this is encoded by the coding sequence ATGAGGATTCGTGAAGCACGTCTTGAAGATGCGTCAGCCATCGCCCGCGTTCATATTGATGCCTGGCGCGAGACGTATCAAGGTATTATTCCGGACACTTATTTAGTGCAGTTATCGCACGAAAAACGGACGAAACAATGGGGACAGACGTTAATTGATCAGCGCGTCTATGTTGCCGTGTCAGGAGAAGAAGTCGTTGGCTTTGCGCAAGGTGGAGCGAATCGAAGTGATGCGCGTGAAGGGGAGCTGTATGCGATTTATGTCTTGCAAGCGTCGCAAGGACAAGGACTCGGAAAAGCGTTGTTTCAACGCATCGCTGAGGACTTAGCGGAATATGAGACGATGCAGGTTTCTGTCTTGCGGGATAATCCAGCGTGTCAGTTTTACGAGCGATTCGGTGGTCAGATCTTCGAAGAATCGATGATTGAGCGAGGTGGGGTCGAACTCGTGCAACGGGTTTACCGGATACCTGTTAAAAGATCATCCGTATGA